GGGGCCTCAAAAATGTACAGAGCCCTAAGGCTCGCTACGCCACTGATTATCTATTTATAGGTAAATAATTCTTGTTTCGATTACGTTTACGAACGTTCTCGATTAATCTACATGGTTGATGGTATGCACATTGTGCTTACCTACGCCTATCTACTTATGTCActaataatacttacttataattaataatatgtaaaactaAATTGGAGTCGACGGTTCCGCACATACGGTAAttagaattataatataataattttacataattataatttaaaacaaaataatagtatAATGTGACTTCCACTACCTAGTTCTActaacaacttttttttatttttttattttttttaatgaaataagggggcaaacgagcaaacgggtcacctgatggaaagcaacttccgtcgcccatggacactcgcagcatcagaagagctgcaggtgcgttgccggccttttaaaaaggaatagtgtaataggggagggtagggcagggacgggaataggggagggtagagaagggaatagggtaggggattgggcctccggtaaactcactcactcggtgaaacacagcgcaagcgctgtttcacgtcggttttctgtgagaacgtggtatttctccggtcgagcaagCCCATTcgtgcatggctctcccacgtataaaacctgCTAACTAGGTAGTGGACATTATACCGATACCCGATAAATATCTATTATCTTATAGACAAATGTTTGTCTGCTATGGCCTCGGAATAGTAAAATGTTTTTCATACGCAGTAATACAATGTTTTTGCTACGTACGATGTAGGTCTTATTGTATGTCTTATTGCCTAATCTGGTAATAACAAAAATTGACAAAAGGTTGCTCTTAAACCTTGATCCCAGGTATCTAACATCATTTGACTGTGGTATTTTTATCCGATTAAGTTCTACTTCTGGACAGGTTTCATGTCTTAATGTGAAGGTCACATGGACAGATTTATTCTCGTTGGCCTTTATCCTCCAATCTTTTAACCACTTTgatattttgtttaagtttctttgcaattttgccgatgctccatgggctgtttggtctactgcgaggattgctgtgtcatctgcgtatGTGCCTGTCAGAGCTTCATCAGTACTTGGAAGGTCAGATGTGTTTAGAAGGTAGAGATTAGGGCCCAATATACTGCCTTGCGGCACTCCTGCTTCGATTTCATGGAGGCATGTGACACTATCTCCGTACTTAACATAGAAATATCTATTGCTGAGGTATGCCTTTATAAAGAGGTAGAAGTTTATGGGTAGCTTTTTACGAACTTTATACAATAGTAGAACTTAATCGGATAAAAATACCACAGTCAAATGATGTTAGATACCTGGGAATTTATCTCGACAGGCGATTAACATGGAGAACACATATATGGAACAAAAGAAAGGCTTTGGACAAGCAGTTACGAAAGCTTTACTGGCTGATAGGCCGCAAGTCACAACTATCATTAGAAAATAAACTTCTTTTGTATAAAAGCATACTCAAACCCATCTGGACCTATGGGATGCAGTTGTGGGGCACAGCCTCCACATCAAACATAGAAATTCTACAACGATTTCAATCTAAAACCCTGCGTTCAATAACTGGAGccccatattatgttacgaatagCCAAATCCACAATGACCTGAAAATCAAGTATGTAAAAGAGGAGATTAAAAACTCCCTCCAAAACTATTGTAAAAGGATAAAATCACATCCGAACATATTGGCaaaaaaaatgatgaaaacCCTACCTAACCAAAcattcaaaagattaaaaagacgagccccacaagatcttctgtaaataaagataaaatatagtaaatacaTGGATGCATATTGATGCATCCATGTATGGATGCGTGCCATACATGCCTTCAAAGAAGAAACTCAAAATGACTAGTTCAATGTCTAAGACAGATCGCTAGCAGAatgagaagttaaaaaaaaaaaaaaaccttgatCTTTATCTTGAGAATTTAAAGCGAATCAGAAACCCCGCTAGAATCTGCTAAGGGTGCTACTGTACCTCTGTGTTCCTCAACCTGCGCATCTGcactctatacagggtgtaaacaaaactaagtgataatactttaggaggtatAAGGTGTCTCTTCTATAGAGTTCACtgggaaagtagcagcgcttaaagagCCACCATATCCCCTATACATACCCATACACAAcctaaaatgttcactaaatTTTGTTGCAGCCTGTATACTTACTGAGCAGGATAacttaaacaaaattatttataaacatacaTACACGATAAAAAAGCAAAGGGgggtcgcgaaatattttttcataccatCGCATTAtcaaaaaggttgaaaaacccTGCTCTAGCTGAATACGGCACTGGCTATAATCAGAAAACAAATAGACTGAAAAGACTCACTTTGACTCCTTCCTCCAGCAACATCTCGACGACGCACGCACCGATACCTATGGCTCCTCCTGTGATGACCACCACCTTATTCTTCAACTCGTACTCCATTTCAGCAGTCAAGATCGTCCCACCCACTGCACCTCACCACTGCTATATCAGTATTAGCGATCCGCACGAGTAATACGTACTTGTGATACTTAAAACGCTAATAATATCACTTATCTCACAgtaatatgtaggtatattattatgtacttattttcCGCGTGCATCGCTGCCTGAAGTGGAAGTGTCTCGATTCATTCGTTGCTCACCGagttgtatttatattatcgaTCTAATTAAAGCACGGTAGCAGTAAGCAGAAAATTTCGTACATTGACTCATCACCCATCGCTATTTGTCCTTTCACTCGTGAGTCGTGCGGCGTGCCCAAATAACATCTACAATAATCAGTGGCGTAGCTActgccatgggcgtacccaggattttctGGGAGGAGGGGGGCAGCATGCCGGTttcaaaaaatcatgaaaattgacttttattaatctgactgaaaagatatttagtttccaacacttcgttttgcgcagagtaggtaacacttTTCCCATTTGTCAGGAAAATTGAcgtgatgttaaacaattttgaaattcacgcccaccggcaaaataacgtagtctacgtgatagtcgttaatttttttttccacttttaattaatcgttattttgaagaatgttatttttaatcctaaaaaatttttgttgtggTCCGCGACACccagaccaaaacatgtttgtggcccgcatgaaaaaaagtttggggaccactgctctatttgttgtaacttgtatcacggggagtgcttcgaggaattgttcggaatcatacctcctgcaactgtACGCAATCGTTCCACGCGAtatcatcctcatcaccttgattcTTCCCACTGCCAAACCACCTCAGTTGAAAGCACTATCAAATATCTCCGGCAGCGGAGGACAagattcctacagttatccagaagaaaataagataaaaaattgagtttaactctttctcgaaggtcagaTAGACCTCAGAAAatgatacctcctaaagtaaccgccaCAACTCTACTGTTGCTGGTCGTTACTACCTCTATTATAGGGGTCATAAACGGGTAAACTTTCAGCTCttaaaaaatgacgaaagtcttggctgtcgctggctcttggcttccttctaataatataataaacaccgaggtacaaatacaataatttctttattgtgataaatattaaaggtaataattattatgtatattaagtCTCAACTCATTTTgatctaaatataaaaatataagtttttatattataatttattaaaaaaactatacagtcattttgggtaactttgaattaTTGCGGCTTAACTatgaacaatacaataatatattgttcaaagttaaaccgcaattcaaagttacaCAAAATGAGCGTAATGCTACCAATTTGTCATCTAACCGCGCAACGAAGAAACCTTGCACATTAATTTGatcgagtaaaattatttgtttatacTTAGGTTAAAATGAATTGAAACAGAGTATTAATACATAGACTTAGGTCATGGGACATTATTGGATATCTAGCTGTAGAAGAAAACTTGAAAACTAACTAGTTATTATACATCTTGCTTTACTGCTAGCAACCAATAGACAAAGTTTTCTTATCCAAacttaaactttacaataattgaagacgtaagtggatgaactGGCTTACTAGCATTTCTCAAATAACTAGCATTTTTAAATTGGAATAAGACAAACCTCTATTAGCTAAGAAATAAGCTTATTTGATACTCATTTTAAGATCACAAATAttcttttaattatttcagTCCAGCTTACAATATTACTTGTGGTTATATTTTTGTGGCAAATGagttactataaaaactattcATGTTAAATTTACTATGAGACAATGTCGTTATGGCTTATTTTAATTGCTTAACTCCTAAAAAACCTACcaatacttttaagttttatacaGAAGTGATAAATATATAATGGATGTGAATGAATGGATGGAGCACAACCATGAGCTGAATATCTTTTTCTGCAGTCATTGTTTTTCATGCATTGTTTGTATTTTCTGCAGAAATACAAAGTTTACAGAGGGATATTAATATCATGGTTTTACTGTGAACTAACTTAGGGTAAGACCATGCCATAGAGTAATAAAAGGCTGGTCTCTGACCATGCTAAGCGTAACAAAGCAGCGACGCGACAATTCATGTGCCATAGTGACATGCCATTTCACTTAGTTCCAATGCCACATGGTGTGATATGTCTCATATAGTGACATACAAAGAATATTTGACCGTGCGTAGCTCTGCTGCAGAGTAGTTTCACCTAGTGTGGTTCCACTTTTATGGTCCaaactatgaataataaaaactaaggaaaagtaactccgtcaaaaaacatgctccaaaatacttgtcaaaaaagtgtaccttaggtacacatttcaatacatttgcaatatttaggtgaccttgagcggtactaggctgacgttacatgacagatcaaaaggaaccaaatttaaaacggtaatagtatgggagttacgattccttagtttttattatttgtaggatCCAAACCATAAAAACTTCAATAACTGACAAAAGTTGTATGAGTTTTGTGTCATGCCTCATGGTTATAAGTGTAGATCTACAATAAAGGGGTTTTGATTTAGCTTAGCCTATACAATATAGTTAAATAGTTAGGGGATGGGGTGTTGGTTGGGGGTGAGGCCGCCATGCTCGGGGCTGTGCTTCTGTTTTTTCCTCTTCTTCTCCTTTTTCCTCTTTTTGCGTTCTTTGTCATCATCGTGGCGCTTCTGCTTTTTGTGTTTCTTCTCGTAATTATCAGGGTTAGAGGAAtctgaaagaaaagaaaaaattttgaTTATACTGGATGTTGATGCAAAAAAAACCTTGAAAACCATTAAATAACTAAGCCATTACCTTGTAGGGGTGTGTCCTGTCCGGGTGGTGCACCATCTTTATGCTTGTGTTTCTTGTGCTTACTCTTGTGGCGCTTCGGTGGGGTGGCACTAACATATCTGTACTGTTCCGGCAGGGGACCAGGGTGCAACCTAAATCCTGCGAGCTGAGCACTTGTCAACGGCAGGAGCTCCTTCCCACCAATAGGCCTCTTGGCGATGACCGATCCCAATGTGCTGTTATCTTCCTGACCTGGTCCGTCTAGTATGCCCGGCAGATTCGGAAGAAATGACGACAGTGATTCCTTCAGTTTCTTCCCGTTGAACTTACTGTATGAATGTTCCAGCCCATGGTAAGCCATCAAGTTTGTAGCTCCGGTCTGCTCACATTCTCCTACAACGACATTCaatcataaaatataagaaaagaTTAGTAACAAGAGGCTCTTCGCCATCTTCGCCAAATAAGTTCATACCTGGTGGTTCTTTCATATTCAAGTAGAACGGTCCGGTGTGAACTATGGTTGGGTTTTTCCCAAGTGAAATCGTGGTTTTGAGGGTGCCAGAAGAATCTTGTCGAGAAACGACTGGTGACCTCGCTCCTCTCGGGGAGGATTTAGGTGAATATGGTTCTACTTTTCTAAACTGATCAGACATCATCTTGCTTGAGCATGGCCTATAttgaaaataagaaataaaatagttttagcaaacaaaaataaatcataaaataaaatctactCCGACCCTTCCAAACTCTAACTTGTTTTTGGATTTGACAGTGACACATCAAATTCCTCCATGTCtacttttatttttcataatatggcgctcggcttttaaccatggccagtgtcaagtaaaatatggcggaaaaaaaaattcgtgaaaagtttacaaaatttaaagtcgTATTTCCAGATGATCATCAAAtcgaaagtctagtaaaagtctaaaaaagtagttagaaaagtcaacgagtcaagtcagttgttttagtaaagtggtagaccctttactaaaactttcgatggagttttggagggaacacaaaatggcacgtttcttgatgttgtatcacttgcccacacttgtgcacgtcatcgaatatttaatggttaatattctaccaacattacacattaaaaaccgaaataacacaattttaggaaaataatacaaaaaaaacacaacgtcactctttcgaccagggcttcataacgttatcgaataccgTTATAAATGTTACAAACCGTtaaaatatcgttacgtaccgttattttcataatggtaaCCAGATTTAACGGTATTTTTAACGATATATTTTagcaatgatattatatgaaaaactcaaagcagatatgttactaccgcgcgcgttgtgaaaattcaaatacggcccaattgggtcgtctgttgtttagtctacatcgagcgcagtcacgaacgtgccacgtcttgtcttacctaattAAATAGAAAATGCCGTCGtgtgtgtttcgaaaatgtaccaattaagactcgaaagtaaacaaaacacatggaatctcttaccacatgtcttttattcaataaatacggaatacctcgattatttacattttcaattattttttcgaacaatctggaaaaaattgaattttcgtcatagctcaggcgacaGCGATACGGTTTTGACGCAAGAACGATAAGGATGGTTGCGCTGCAGCATCGAGTAGTTAGTGCAGActcatatatacatatacataaaatatgtattttatgtagtatattccattattaattatttcgatgttaaaattttcaataaataaaattcactCTTACATAAGTTATTTCTTTTCTTACCTACTAATGCTTTTGTATCGAGTGTCCACTCTACGGCTATTTATGTTACTCTCTACCTACGAGAAAATTTGCAGTTCGATGTTTAAatatagaactgtctcttttatgtaaatggcatttcgtatcttttgtttcacttatctgtcaaatctgtcaatgtttgcaattttgaatttgaaaattgttcggaagatatttaagccggaaaatagtatgaacgtaacagatctgtatatgtagaatatcattgatatctagtaacataacgaaaaaatatcgatataaaaatattggtaaatataacgatatttgcaCCAAATCTAACTCGCAGCCCACCTTCCGACTTCCAAGCACTAGTGCATTAAACTcgcaaaaaaatctaaaaataatagttattgTTTTGGAGTAAAAATGGGCCGTAAAAAGCAAAACACTGTATATAGATACTTTGACATAAGGAGCATAGCCCGTCAGATCAGAGGCGCTTTGCACACGACTGGGCGGGGCGGACCGGTCAATTTCACcacgaacgatagcacaaagggaatccgaTAATATGTATTACCAATGCACACCAAGGGTAAAAAGACCGCGCTGGAGGTCCCCGGCGGGCTCTGGCGGCGcggcatgtccgcggctgcccattgtagatcacacaaaccagtttacatgcagtaacgcagacggcgcggcggcgcggggtGGCAGCTAGCTCTATTTTCTCTATCTCCACTAGAACGAACGTCCTGAACTGACTGCCTCTACCcgtcgtgtgctttgtgtacctaCGCGGCAAGGGCAGCTGCAGACATTGACGGGCAGACGCGGTCTTTATTCCTTCGTGGACAAaaagcccgccccgccccgtcgtctgcaaaacaaCAGAGTCCGCCCGGCAGCCAGCGCACGGCGCGCGTGCtggcaatacaataatttactatacaaaccataaattagtaatatttgaacaaagatactgagcactgaactactgaccatgtcattctcattagacgtcattttttccataatatatacctactggtcaccagacgcgtctagtttaattttgtgcatactgcatactgaactgactgattaaattaagtacttattttacaaaaggtaacgttatcaaagatcatatatatttaccgttataaatccAATTTACCGTTATCACATTTACTGGTActaattccaatttttaccgttatttctagtatcgggtaaattttcataccgttatctatgcccttgaagcagtaacgttatgaaaaaataccggtatttgatGCCCTGCTAcatatacagttcgacaaggctttatttgaaccgtggcgagaaaaggaactaaacgcttctatcatagaaaaacgtaatttttgacatgtgtttgacagttctcctttaccagcagctctcccgtcaatgtcacccacgttcaaataaagccttgtcgaactgtaaataaaattaaagcacaACTCAATAGACGTGATAGTTTCTCCGTTAAGTGTACTACAAAATGTAGTGGGATaaactagggctcgcttcactcgccctgataaatatgtatttataagaaataagaattctataggtctaccagaatctgatggcaaatgtTGATGGCAGATttatatccttgatcattggataaatttttatatttttatttccagaactgtccagtttttgtatatgttaatctatagcagattctgaacaaatgtgccaaatttcaaaagtgtatgtatgtatatttttatgtttgtgcacgcatatctccggaactacaagtccgatttgagtGATTATTTTtctgttgtactaggtatttttcaacttagggaatactgcaagtttcatcaaaatcagttcagtagtttttggaatagggaattttaattcttaattacgtacaacttgaagtcggttttattttttttaaatactattattatactataaaactaaatttatgtaaattgaaaatctttgttttgaaaatttcatGTCATAACTCAGAGTAACTTAAAGGGCCAATGTCAGAAGAGAGTTATGCTACttgctattgcttaaaaaaagttttgcCTAAACATTCTTGACCAGCcgttcccaaagtgggcgataacgcctcctcgtgggcgctgaaggtctaaagggtgtgggacccagaaaaaaaatgggggcgttatTTAAGAGCTTGGGTTGGGGGCGATTTATTtaatctggatgcattttaaattgaaacaatggacTATGGAGgcgttaaaacataatttgttctaaaAGTCGGCAGTagaaaaaataagtttgggaacctctgttcttgacggactatatcattataatatctcTAAACCACAAATCCGGGCTTCGTAACGTTATCGATTACCAGAAAAAATAGCGTTACGTACCGTTATTTTCATAATGAACTGTACACAAATTTTTGTCTATGCCTACAACACCACGTGTTtgcaaaaacgcaatttttatGATCTTTGGCCCAAagggcaattaaaaaaaaacaccagtCTATGGTTGAACTTCATGCATAGCTTCTCGTTGCGCTACAATTTTCAATAATGTGTTTGAATATAAACAGTAGGACACATTAAATTCtgattgtttttattaatttaattaatcataaattctaaatatgtgtatgatatgtGAGAAATGTGAAACTCCAAGTGTACAATGCTTTCGATAACACCAATGCTCGTACGGTGAAGTGACGCCATTTTACGGGAATGACCAGCCCGCAGCTGCCTGTTAATAGGCCTGATGTAAGGAGTGCTTTATTCAAACGGATGCATAAAAACAAATCTCTCATATTGTACTCGTACTGGACGTACGATTTCAGAGGTGAGCTCCACTATAAAGCGCCATTGTCGTTATCGCATTTCTGATCGGTTTCGATTTCCTCTTGTTTAGACGTCTTTTGTTTCTTAGTACTCGAATTGATCACGTGTTATGTATTTCAGAAAACTATGGAAGATGGTAATGACGCTAATGTAAACAACAAAACGCTACACGGATCGCAGTTTTCAAATCTGTACACAGAGCGCCTCGGAAAATTGACTTCGAATGGTCACGACATTCCCGCTGAGACGTCCAGCCCGACGAGTCTGTCGTACGAGCCCCGGCGAGCGCACGTCGACGCCGCCCAAGACGACAAATGCAGACAACGTATTAATCCACTAAGAATACACCTTGGCAAACGACCGTTTGTAGAGAATTCAATATCTTACAACAGTGCATCTAAAAGGAAGAAGCCATATGTGGCCAAGCACAATGATGCAATACCCAAAAATAATGTTCCTCGGGTGCCTAAACTTATACCAAAGCGTTCTGAACATGGACAGTTTCATAACCCCAAATACAACATGGAGAGTATGTTGGAGAGCGAAAGAGACAAACCTGTACCTAGACTCGTGCCTAAAAGTCATTTATCACAAtataaaaagggtaaaattgaaaaagaaCCCCAGTTGAAAGAGTACGCTCAGAGTCTTGGATTGCAGCCAATGGTAAAGTTCAAATGTCGCAAGTGTTGCTCTATGTCATTCAAAACTCTAGCCATGTTGAGAGAACACCAGCTCATTTGCAGAGCTCAACCCAAGGAGGTTAGCTTGAGTCCAGAAGCGACTTACACAGAATCTAAAAATACTAGTGGTCCGTCTCGAGTCACCAGGAAAGTTTACTTATGTTCAGCGTGCGGCACCTACTATGAAAATTGGAATTTGTTTCTTCACATGAGGGAAGTGCACAACAGGCACATCTGTTTGTTTTGCTTGGGAATGTTTTCAAAAGCTGAGAAACTCTCCTCGCATCTTACAAACAAACACAATGTTCAAGAATTCAATTTTAACAcaaaggaggagttcagtcgtGTGCATGATGgaacattttatttaatgtgCTGTGCATGTGATGAAATATGTTGCGAAAAAGacgattattttaatcatgACTGTAACAATGTTAAACCTAAGCCTGTGCCTGTACTCGTGAGTAAAAGTTCATTAAAACCAAATAAACTTAAAAGTGTAAAACAAGACAATGGAAATGGATTCGGTGTGAGGGGTTTCGTTCAAACTTTGTGTGATAAAAAAGATTTAGATGAACCTAAACCGGAGGCTACAATGCCATCACAAGATatatttagtaataaaaatattagcgATAGTTTAAATTGTGATACAAGCATGAGTTCGATGAACTCATCTGAATCTATCAATAGGACAGCTAATGATTCAAtggataatatttatgaaaaagaTGAGGATAACAATGAGTCAATTTCTGTACGTCCAAAGAACCAAGTACTGCAACCTGTGGCTCAGAATTTATCAAATGGGGATGAGCATAATGAACACGATGAAGACAGTGATTCACTCGATCCCAGCAGGGAGCGGGTATCCACTGCCAAACCAAAACTTATTACTAAGTCACCGCAACTTCCCGTTGAAAAAGAGAAGGAAGTAGGCATAAAGCTTAAACTCAGTTTAAATAATGCTAATTCCCCTGTAATAATAAATTCAACTGTAGATCCTACTGTAGGTAAAAATTATGCACAAAAGCCCCCGTCTCGTAACAGAAGACCTCCGAAGAGATACGAAAAGGACAAGCCATTAGACAGCCAAGTCCCAGTAAAGCCACCTTcaataaaaatgacaatatgTGACCGAGCAGACAGTCCATTTGTCAAAACTACAATTTTTGAGAATAACAAAGAAACTATTGTAAAGAcgcttataaataataatatagaaccAACATCTATGAAGCCCAGTGATAAAACAGATAGCACAATTAAATCTACAATATATGATAATAAATTTGAGgatgaaaatactttgaataGGGTCCCAAAATTGACTGTTCGGGTGCCCAAAGAGTTTTTAGATAAAGATTCATCAAGTGATGATTCATCTGATAGTGATGCAAGTGAAAAGTTAACTGTTGATGATAGAAATATTACTGTGGAACATGAAAATGAAGAAATGGCAGCTGAAACTTCACTTCCTGAAACATTACCAACAGCATCAAATGAGGGCCTAGATGAGACATCTACGAAAGATAATATTGAACAGAACATAGGCCAACCTGAGATAACAGAGGAAGAAATGAAACCCAATGAAGCAGAAGTACTGACTAACGTAACTGAGATACAGCCAAAATGCGAGCAGCAAGATATTGATGTAACTGGTGATGTAAATGTGGAGGAAACAGAGCCGGTAGATGAGATCCCAGTAACTGAATTAACTCTAGATAGACCTCTAGACAAATATCCATTGAAGGAACTTTTAAAAGTGTTTCTTTCATCGACAATATTTAATTGCATATATTGTAATCACGGACGAGTAATAGCAGTTAATTGTGAGCAACTTGCCTTGCATATGGTGGCCCAGCATCGATTTTCAGCTACTGTT
This DNA window, taken from Aricia agestis chromosome 11, ilAriAges1.1, whole genome shotgun sequence, encodes the following:
- the LOC121732093 gene encoding mediator of RNA polymerase II transcription subunit 19; translation: MMSDQFRKVEPYSPKSSPRGARSPVVSRQDSSGTLKTTISLGKNPTIVHTGPFYLNMKEPPGECEQTGATNLMAYHGLEHSYSKFNGKKLKESLSSFLPNLPGILDGPGQEDNSTLGSVIAKRPIGGKELLPLTSAQLAGFRLHPGPLPEQYRYVSATPPKRHKSKHKKHKHKDGAPPGQDTPLQDSSNPDNYEKKHKKQKRHDDDKERKKRKKEKKRKKQKHSPEHGGLTPNQHPIP